From the genome of Papaver somniferum cultivar HN1 chromosome 2, ASM357369v1, whole genome shotgun sequence, one region includes:
- the LOC113347407 gene encoding soluble inorganic pyrophosphatase 6, chloroplastic-like, whose protein sequence is MATARVLAAGMLHECSNTHGASFLLRQSSFILPIKHQSINFSRRASSKRAFTCKSLYKPEIQIKQEGEPQTLDYRVFFHDKSGKKLSPWHDVPLQLGDGVFNFIVEIPKETSAKMEVATDEPYTPIKQDTKKGKLRFYPYNINWNYGLLPQTWEDPTVANSEVEGAFGDNDPVDVVEIGERQGKIGEILKVKPLGALAMIDEGELDWKIVAISLDDPKASLVNDVGDVEKHFPGTLTAIRDWFRDYKIPDGKPANKFGLGNKAANKDYALKVITETNEAWAKLVKRTVPAGELSLL, encoded by the exons ATGGCTACTGCTAGAGTATTAGCTGCTGGTATGTTGCATGAATGCAGCAACACTCACGGGGCTTCATTTCTTCTGAGACAATCTTCTTTCATCTTACCTATTAAACATCAAAGTATCAATTTCAGTAGAAGAGCATCTTCTAAGAGAGCTTTTACTTGCAAATCTCTTTACAAACCTGAAATTCAAATCAAACAAGAAGGTGAACCTCAAACCCTAGATTACAGAGTCTTCTTTCATGATAAATCTGGCAAAAAG CTTTCACCTTGGCATGATGTACCATTGCAATTGGGTGATGGAGTGTTCAATTTTATTgtggaaataccaaaagaaaccaGTGCAAAGATGGAAGTTGCAACTGATGAGCCATATACTCCCATTAAACAGGACACCAAGAAGGGAAAACTTAGATTCTACCC ATACAACATCAATTGGAACTATGGATTGCTCCCACAGACATGGGAAGACCCAACAGTAGCTAATTCTGAAGTTGAAGGGGCATTCGGAGATAATGATCCAG TTGATGTTGTTGAAATTGGGGAGAGGCAAGGAAAAATTGGCGAGATTCTTAAAGTCAAGCCTTTAGGTGCTTTGGCTATGATTGACGAGGGAGAACTCGACTGGAAAATTGTTGCTATTTCGTTGGATGACCCAAAAGCTTCACTCGTCAATGATGTTGGTGATGTTGAGAAACATTTCCCG GGCACTCTCACTGCTATAAGAGATTGGTTCAGAGACTACAAGATCCCAGATGGAAAGCCTGCCAATAAGTTTGGACTTGGGAACAAAGCAGCCAACAAG GATTATGCTCTGAAGGTCATAACTGAGACCAACGAAGCTTGGGCTAAACTTGTGAAGAGAACGGTTCCTGCTGGGGAGCTCTCCCTTctataa
- the LOC113347408 gene encoding probable sphingolipid transporter spinster homolog 2 yields MAESDNHDLNSKPTWFTPKTLLVIFCVINMLNYVDRGAIASNGVNGSLRTCTEGGICTGGNGIQGDFNLNYFQDGILSSAFMVGLLLASPIFASLAKSHNPFRLIGVGLSVWTFAAAGCGISWDFWCITIFRMLVGVGEASFISLAAPFIDDNAPVAQKTAWLAIFYMCIPTGIAVGYVYGGLVGGYFNWRFAFFGEAILMLPFVVLGFAVKPLQLKGFGPVKLEKTSAREAEVSGNGELIDYSSKRTSWSKGKSDITDQVSKFWTDFKVLFSDKVYVVNVLGYIAYNFVIGAYSYWGPKAGYAIYHMENADLMFGGVTIVCGIFGTLAGGLILDRMNSTISNAFKLLSGATFVGAIFCFSAFLSHNLYGFLVLFAIGELFVFATQGPVNFVCLHSVKPSLRPLSMAMSTVSIHIFGDVPSSPLVGVVQDAVNNWRVTSLILTSILFISAGLWSIGIFLHSVDRYNEVEPLAAEGPDSSPLLCENAAEMSNESRLP; encoded by the exons ATGGCGGAATCAGATAATCATGATTTAAATTCAAAGCCTACTTGGTTTACTCCAAAAAC GTTACTTGTGATATTTTGCGTGATTAATATGTTAAATTATGTTGATCGAGGAGCTATAGCAAGTAATGGTGTAAATGGGAGTCTGCGGACATGTACAGAAGGGGGTATATGTACGGGTGGAAACGGAATTCA AGGAGATTTCAACTTAAATTATTTTCAAGATGGCATTCTATCATCTGCATTCATGGTTGGACTTCTGTTAGCTTCTCCAATATTTGCATCTTTGGCGAAAAG TCACAATCCGTTTAGACTTATTGGAGTTGGATTATCAGTCTGGACTTTTGCAGCTGCTGGTTGTGGTATTTCCTGGGATTTTTGGTGTATTACTATATTCCGCAT GCTGGTTGGTGTTGGTGAGGCTTCATTTATAAGTCTTGCTGCTCCATTCATTGATGACAATGCTCCTGTTGCTCAG AAAACAGCATGGCTCGCTATTTTTTATATGTGTATACCAACTGGAATTGCTGTTGGCTATGTCTACGGTGGATTG GTTGGAGGTTACTTCAATTGGCGTTTCGCATTCTTTGGGGAGGCAATTCTGATGCTTCCTTTTGTTGTTCTTGGTTTCGCTGTGAAGCCCTTGCAGTTGAAAG GTTTTGGTCCTGTCAAATTGGAGAAAACTTCGGCACGAGAAGCTGAAG TTTCTGGAAACGGAGAGCTTATTGATTATAGCTCAAAGAGAACTTCCTG GTCAAAGGGGAAGTCTGATATCACAGATCAGGTTTCAAAATTTTGGACAGACTTTAAAGTGCTCTTCTCCGATAAAGTATATGTTGTTAACGTTCTAG GGTACATAGCGTACAATTTCGTAATAGGAGCTTATTCTTATTGGGGACCTAAGGCAGGGTATGCCATATATCACATG GAAAATGCAGATTTGATGTTTGGAGGGGTTACAATTGTGTGCGGAATATTTGGAACATTAGCTGGAGGTCTTATTCTTGACCGTATGAACTCCACAATCTCCAATGCTTTTAAG CTTCTTTCTGGAGCAACATTTGTGGGGGCTATATTTTGCTTTAGTGCCTTCCTTTCACATAATTTATATGGTTTCCTAGTCCTCTTTGCAATTGGAGAGTTGTTTGTGTTCGCAACACAG GGTCCTGTAAATTTTGTATGTCTTCATAGTGTTAAACCCAGTTTGAGACCACTGTCTATGGCTATGTCTACTGTTTCAATTCACATCTTCGGTGATGTTCCTTCATCACCACTTGTTGGGGTTGTCCAG GATGCTGTTAATAACTGGAGAGTTACTTCTCTCATTCTCACGTCTATTCTGTTCATATCAGCTGGACTTTGGTCAATTG GGATCTTTCTTCACAGTGTGGACAGATATAATGAAGTCGAGCCTTTGGCCGCTGAGGGACCAGATTCAAGTCCCTTACTTTGTGAGAACGCAGCTGAAATGTCAAATGAGTCCAGGCTACCATAA
- the LOC113347409 gene encoding microtubule-associated protein 2-like isoform X1 — protein MRGYEDLDEYEDDGFIERSDDNDGFIEHDEEQMYEEDEGEEEETQEVVRKPTKEEVDFLKVRQQIKETMRKQMKKENASATGNSQERKRHNYGSFFGPSQPVIAQRVIQESKSLLENPHLAARVLNPHHRLQSKKSPALAKATPRSGVGERPPKVVSMEKQKAQILKDQRDYSFLFSEDAELPAPTKLLPPRTGSAPNTDARSAQLSSKSPKSSSSTSRPALSAREQRPAVSGGHRMQSKPGQHKPSPGSRPGSTLGNHRKQLDSSIRNGPSRTQGTNGFPSKTSVQVKPSTLNKTSVPDRARAHTTDRNISLTGGKRLQTDMRKTVLPRRHPSVSGLQKPLPKPSRSAMQRAPSKSHPYEQRKDSREVDRSRLLPKQQVPPSTAPKVKTPKQLPPALKDRRRNRSMSPDATDVRQMVRNLMGYKPRCRDDEDDSDMEVGFNQIMQEERRSARIAQEEDERERILIEQEEKEERERERMRKKRKLSSH, from the exons ATGCGTGGTTATGAG GATTTGGATGAATATGAAGACGACGGATTTATCGAACGTTCAGATGACAATGATGGATTTATTGAACATGATGAAGAACAGATgtacgaagaagatgaaggagaggAAGAGGAAACGCAAGAAGTAGTAAGGAAGCCTACCAAGGAAGAGGTGGATTTTCTCAAAGTTAGGCAACAGATAAAAGAAACAATGAggaagcagatgaagaaggaaaatgcTTCTGCCACCGGAAATTCCCAAGAGAGGAAGAGGCATAA TTATGGTTCCTTTTTCGGCCCTTCTCAGCCTGTTATCGCGCAGCGAGTCATCCAAGAAAGCAAGTCACTGCTTGAAAATCCGCATTTGGCAGCTAGAGTTTTAAATCCCCATCACAGG TTGCAGAGCAAGAAGAGTCCCGCTCTTGCAAAAGCTACCCCAAGATCTGGTGTAGGTGAGCGACCACCCAAAGTTGTTAGCATG GAAAAACAGAAAGCGCAGATCTTAAAGGACCAAAGAGATTATTCATTTCTATTCTCTGAAGATGCTGAACTTCCAGCTCCCACAAAATTGCTTCCACCCCGGACTGGTTCTGCACCAAATACTG ATGCCCGATCAGCTCAATTATCGTCCAAAAGTCCAAAGTCGAGCAGTAGTACTAGCAGACCAGCTCTGAGTGCTCGTGAACAAAGACCAGCTGTTTCTGGGGGTCATCGGATGCAGAGTAAACCAGGGCAGCATAAACCGTCTCCTGGAAGTAGACCTGGTTCAACATTAGGGAATCATAGAAAACAGCTGGACAGTAGTATTAGAAATGGGCCAAGCCGGACTCAGGGGACAAATGGCTTTCCCTCCAAAACCAGCGTTCAAGTGAAACCCTCAACTTTGAATAAGACTTCAGTTCCAGATAGAGCTCGTGCTCACACCACAGATAGAAATATTTCTTTAACTGGTGGAAAAAGGCTGCAAACTGATATGCGGAAAACAGTGTTACCTAGGCGACACCCGTCTGTCTCTGGTCTCCAAAAACCATTACCTAAGCCATCTAGGTCTGCTATGCAGAGAGCACCGTCCAAGTCACATCCATATGAACAGAGAAAGGATTCTCGAGAAGTAGACAGATCTAGACTGTTGCCCAAACAGCAAGTACCTCCTTCAACAGCTCCTAAG GTGAAAACTCCCAAGCAACTTCCTCCTGCACTAAAGGACCGTCGAAGGAATAGGTCTATGAGTCCAGATGCCACTGATGTACGACAAATGGTCAGAAATCTAATGGG TTACAAGCCTAGGTGCAGGGACGATGAGGATGACAGTGATATGGAGGTTGGCTTTAACCAAATTATGCAAGAAGAGAGGCGCAG TGCAAGAATTGCACAGGAGGAGGATGAGAGAGAACGCATACTCATtgaacaagaagagaaagaagagaggGAGAGGGAGAGGATGAGGAAAAAGCGTAAATTAAGCAGTCACTGA
- the LOC113347409 gene encoding nucleolar protein dao-5-like isoform X4: MLLPPEIPKRGRGISQWCINYLYGSFFGPSQPVIAQRVIQESKSLLENPHLAARVLNPHHRSKKSPALAKATPRSGVGERPPKVVSMEKQKAQILKDQRDYSFLFSEDAELPAPTKLLPPRTGSAPNTDARSAQLSSKSPKSSSSTSRPALSAREQRPAVSGGHRMQSKPGQHKPSPGSRPGSTLGNHRKQLDSSIRNGPSRTQGTNGFPSKTSVQVKPSTLNKTSVPDRARAHTTDRNISLTGGKRLQTDMRKTVLPRRHPSVSGLQKPLPKPSRSAMQRAPSKSHPYEQRKDSREVDRSRLLPKQQVPPSTAPKVKTPKQLPPALKDRRRNRSMSPDATDVRQMVRNLMGYKPRCRDDEDDSDMEVGFNQIMQEERRSARIAQEEDERERILIEQEEKEERERERMRKKRKLSSH, translated from the exons atgcTTCTGCCACCGGAAATTCCCAAGAGAGGAAGAGGCATAAGTCAGTGGTGCATTAATTATCT TTATGGTTCCTTTTTCGGCCCTTCTCAGCCTGTTATCGCGCAGCGAGTCATCCAAGAAAGCAAGTCACTGCTTGAAAATCCGCATTTGGCAGCTAGAGTTTTAAATCCCCATCACAGG AGCAAGAAGAGTCCCGCTCTTGCAAAAGCTACCCCAAGATCTGGTGTAGGTGAGCGACCACCCAAAGTTGTTAGCATG GAAAAACAGAAAGCGCAGATCTTAAAGGACCAAAGAGATTATTCATTTCTATTCTCTGAAGATGCTGAACTTCCAGCTCCCACAAAATTGCTTCCACCCCGGACTGGTTCTGCACCAAATACTG ATGCCCGATCAGCTCAATTATCGTCCAAAAGTCCAAAGTCGAGCAGTAGTACTAGCAGACCAGCTCTGAGTGCTCGTGAACAAAGACCAGCTGTTTCTGGGGGTCATCGGATGCAGAGTAAACCAGGGCAGCATAAACCGTCTCCTGGAAGTAGACCTGGTTCAACATTAGGGAATCATAGAAAACAGCTGGACAGTAGTATTAGAAATGGGCCAAGCCGGACTCAGGGGACAAATGGCTTTCCCTCCAAAACCAGCGTTCAAGTGAAACCCTCAACTTTGAATAAGACTTCAGTTCCAGATAGAGCTCGTGCTCACACCACAGATAGAAATATTTCTTTAACTGGTGGAAAAAGGCTGCAAACTGATATGCGGAAAACAGTGTTACCTAGGCGACACCCGTCTGTCTCTGGTCTCCAAAAACCATTACCTAAGCCATCTAGGTCTGCTATGCAGAGAGCACCGTCCAAGTCACATCCATATGAACAGAGAAAGGATTCTCGAGAAGTAGACAGATCTAGACTGTTGCCCAAACAGCAAGTACCTCCTTCAACAGCTCCTAAG GTGAAAACTCCCAAGCAACTTCCTCCTGCACTAAAGGACCGTCGAAGGAATAGGTCTATGAGTCCAGATGCCACTGATGTACGACAAATGGTCAGAAATCTAATGGG TTACAAGCCTAGGTGCAGGGACGATGAGGATGACAGTGATATGGAGGTTGGCTTTAACCAAATTATGCAAGAAGAGAGGCGCAG TGCAAGAATTGCACAGGAGGAGGATGAGAGAGAACGCATACTCATtgaacaagaagagaaagaagagaggGAGAGGGAGAGGATGAGGAAAAAGCGTAAATTAAGCAGTCACTGA
- the LOC113347409 gene encoding nucleolar protein dao-5-like isoform X3 — MLLPPEIPKRGRGISQWCINYLYGSFFGPSQPVIAQRVIQESKSLLENPHLAARVLNPHHRLQSKKSPALAKATPRSGVGERPPKVVSMEKQKAQILKDQRDYSFLFSEDAELPAPTKLLPPRTGSAPNTDARSAQLSSKSPKSSSSTSRPALSAREQRPAVSGGHRMQSKPGQHKPSPGSRPGSTLGNHRKQLDSSIRNGPSRTQGTNGFPSKTSVQVKPSTLNKTSVPDRARAHTTDRNISLTGGKRLQTDMRKTVLPRRHPSVSGLQKPLPKPSRSAMQRAPSKSHPYEQRKDSREVDRSRLLPKQQVPPSTAPKVKTPKQLPPALKDRRRNRSMSPDATDVRQMVRNLMGYKPRCRDDEDDSDMEVGFNQIMQEERRSARIAQEEDERERILIEQEEKEERERERMRKKRKLSSH, encoded by the exons atgcTTCTGCCACCGGAAATTCCCAAGAGAGGAAGAGGCATAAGTCAGTGGTGCATTAATTATCT TTATGGTTCCTTTTTCGGCCCTTCTCAGCCTGTTATCGCGCAGCGAGTCATCCAAGAAAGCAAGTCACTGCTTGAAAATCCGCATTTGGCAGCTAGAGTTTTAAATCCCCATCACAGG TTGCAGAGCAAGAAGAGTCCCGCTCTTGCAAAAGCTACCCCAAGATCTGGTGTAGGTGAGCGACCACCCAAAGTTGTTAGCATG GAAAAACAGAAAGCGCAGATCTTAAAGGACCAAAGAGATTATTCATTTCTATTCTCTGAAGATGCTGAACTTCCAGCTCCCACAAAATTGCTTCCACCCCGGACTGGTTCTGCACCAAATACTG ATGCCCGATCAGCTCAATTATCGTCCAAAAGTCCAAAGTCGAGCAGTAGTACTAGCAGACCAGCTCTGAGTGCTCGTGAACAAAGACCAGCTGTTTCTGGGGGTCATCGGATGCAGAGTAAACCAGGGCAGCATAAACCGTCTCCTGGAAGTAGACCTGGTTCAACATTAGGGAATCATAGAAAACAGCTGGACAGTAGTATTAGAAATGGGCCAAGCCGGACTCAGGGGACAAATGGCTTTCCCTCCAAAACCAGCGTTCAAGTGAAACCCTCAACTTTGAATAAGACTTCAGTTCCAGATAGAGCTCGTGCTCACACCACAGATAGAAATATTTCTTTAACTGGTGGAAAAAGGCTGCAAACTGATATGCGGAAAACAGTGTTACCTAGGCGACACCCGTCTGTCTCTGGTCTCCAAAAACCATTACCTAAGCCATCTAGGTCTGCTATGCAGAGAGCACCGTCCAAGTCACATCCATATGAACAGAGAAAGGATTCTCGAGAAGTAGACAGATCTAGACTGTTGCCCAAACAGCAAGTACCTCCTTCAACAGCTCCTAAG GTGAAAACTCCCAAGCAACTTCCTCCTGCACTAAAGGACCGTCGAAGGAATAGGTCTATGAGTCCAGATGCCACTGATGTACGACAAATGGTCAGAAATCTAATGGG TTACAAGCCTAGGTGCAGGGACGATGAGGATGACAGTGATATGGAGGTTGGCTTTAACCAAATTATGCAAGAAGAGAGGCGCAG TGCAAGAATTGCACAGGAGGAGGATGAGAGAGAACGCATACTCATtgaacaagaagagaaagaagagaggGAGAGGGAGAGGATGAGGAAAAAGCGTAAATTAAGCAGTCACTGA
- the LOC113347409 gene encoding microtubule-associated protein 2-like isoform X2 produces the protein MRGYEDLDEYEDDGFIERSDDNDGFIEHDEEQMYEEDEGEEEETQEVVRKPTKEEVDFLKVRQQIKETMRKQMKKENASATGNSQERKRHNYGSFFGPSQPVIAQRVIQESKSLLENPHLAARVLNPHHRSKKSPALAKATPRSGVGERPPKVVSMEKQKAQILKDQRDYSFLFSEDAELPAPTKLLPPRTGSAPNTDARSAQLSSKSPKSSSSTSRPALSAREQRPAVSGGHRMQSKPGQHKPSPGSRPGSTLGNHRKQLDSSIRNGPSRTQGTNGFPSKTSVQVKPSTLNKTSVPDRARAHTTDRNISLTGGKRLQTDMRKTVLPRRHPSVSGLQKPLPKPSRSAMQRAPSKSHPYEQRKDSREVDRSRLLPKQQVPPSTAPKVKTPKQLPPALKDRRRNRSMSPDATDVRQMVRNLMGYKPRCRDDEDDSDMEVGFNQIMQEERRSARIAQEEDERERILIEQEEKEERERERMRKKRKLSSH, from the exons ATGCGTGGTTATGAG GATTTGGATGAATATGAAGACGACGGATTTATCGAACGTTCAGATGACAATGATGGATTTATTGAACATGATGAAGAACAGATgtacgaagaagatgaaggagaggAAGAGGAAACGCAAGAAGTAGTAAGGAAGCCTACCAAGGAAGAGGTGGATTTTCTCAAAGTTAGGCAACAGATAAAAGAAACAATGAggaagcagatgaagaaggaaaatgcTTCTGCCACCGGAAATTCCCAAGAGAGGAAGAGGCATAA TTATGGTTCCTTTTTCGGCCCTTCTCAGCCTGTTATCGCGCAGCGAGTCATCCAAGAAAGCAAGTCACTGCTTGAAAATCCGCATTTGGCAGCTAGAGTTTTAAATCCCCATCACAGG AGCAAGAAGAGTCCCGCTCTTGCAAAAGCTACCCCAAGATCTGGTGTAGGTGAGCGACCACCCAAAGTTGTTAGCATG GAAAAACAGAAAGCGCAGATCTTAAAGGACCAAAGAGATTATTCATTTCTATTCTCTGAAGATGCTGAACTTCCAGCTCCCACAAAATTGCTTCCACCCCGGACTGGTTCTGCACCAAATACTG ATGCCCGATCAGCTCAATTATCGTCCAAAAGTCCAAAGTCGAGCAGTAGTACTAGCAGACCAGCTCTGAGTGCTCGTGAACAAAGACCAGCTGTTTCTGGGGGTCATCGGATGCAGAGTAAACCAGGGCAGCATAAACCGTCTCCTGGAAGTAGACCTGGTTCAACATTAGGGAATCATAGAAAACAGCTGGACAGTAGTATTAGAAATGGGCCAAGCCGGACTCAGGGGACAAATGGCTTTCCCTCCAAAACCAGCGTTCAAGTGAAACCCTCAACTTTGAATAAGACTTCAGTTCCAGATAGAGCTCGTGCTCACACCACAGATAGAAATATTTCTTTAACTGGTGGAAAAAGGCTGCAAACTGATATGCGGAAAACAGTGTTACCTAGGCGACACCCGTCTGTCTCTGGTCTCCAAAAACCATTACCTAAGCCATCTAGGTCTGCTATGCAGAGAGCACCGTCCAAGTCACATCCATATGAACAGAGAAAGGATTCTCGAGAAGTAGACAGATCTAGACTGTTGCCCAAACAGCAAGTACCTCCTTCAACAGCTCCTAAG GTGAAAACTCCCAAGCAACTTCCTCCTGCACTAAAGGACCGTCGAAGGAATAGGTCTATGAGTCCAGATGCCACTGATGTACGACAAATGGTCAGAAATCTAATGGG TTACAAGCCTAGGTGCAGGGACGATGAGGATGACAGTGATATGGAGGTTGGCTTTAACCAAATTATGCAAGAAGAGAGGCGCAG TGCAAGAATTGCACAGGAGGAGGATGAGAGAGAACGCATACTCATtgaacaagaagagaaagaagagaggGAGAGGGAGAGGATGAGGAAAAAGCGTAAATTAAGCAGTCACTGA